The Ascaphus truei isolate aAscTru1 chromosome 3, aAscTru1.hap1, whole genome shotgun sequence genome includes a region encoding these proteins:
- the LOC142490828 gene encoding olfactory receptor 52D1-like, whose translation MENSTFPHPSMLRMIGFGEMTAVKYLYSIIALVGYVMTILSNSAVITIVALHRGLQEPMYIFICALCVNGLYGSTAFFPCLIANLLSEIQTVSYIGCLTQVFCIHTYMACELTILAVMAFDRYVCICNPLRYNSIMSLITVFKLVAAAWLYGILLFTIQFILTIRLPLCGSVIEKIYCDNWSVVKLSCINTAVNNIYGFFLTVILVVLIPVLILVSYIQILRVCIKASEDTRAKALHTCTPHLITLIIFATGALCEILLHRFKSTILPNELRIVMSVQFLVVPPLLNPLTYGLKMKEIRVKIAQFLHPKRITAQSMNTRNVWAF comes from the coding sequence ATGGAAAATTCCACGTTCCCGCATCCTTCCATGCTCAGAATGATTGGCTTTGGGGAAATGACAGCAGTAAAATATCTGTACAGTATCATAGCTTTGGTTGGCTATGTGATGACCATTCTATCCAATAGTGCAGTGATCACTATTGTAGCGTTACACAGAGGATTGCAAGAGCCGATGTATATCTTCATTTGTGCGCTGTGTGTAAATGGACTCTACGGCAGCACTGCTTTCTTCCCCTGTCTAATTGCCAATCTACTTTCTGAAATCCAAACAGTTTCTTACATTGGCTGCTTGACTCAAGTGTTTTGCATTCATACTTATATGGCATGTGAACTAACCATATTAGCAGTTATGGCGTTTGATCGctatgtatgtatctgtaaccCTCTTAGATATAACAGCATTATGTCCTTAATCACAGTTTTCAAACTGGTTGCTGCAGCCTGGTTGTATGGTATTTTACTATTTACCATACAATTTATATTGACAATTAGGCTTCCTCTGTGTGGCTCAGTCATAGAGAAGATCTACTGTGACAACTGGTCTGTAGTTAAACTCTCCTGCATTAATACAGCAGTGAACAATATCTATGGCTTCTTCCTCACTGTAATACTGGTTGTGTTGATACCAGTGCTGATATTAGTCTCTTATATACAGATTCTGAGAGTGTGCATCAAAGCTTCAGAAGACACCAGAGCCAAAGCCTTGCATACCTGTACTCCTCATCTGATAACTCTCATCATCTTTGCTACGGGTGCACTTTGTGAGATACTACTCCACCGTTTTAAATCTACCATATTACCTAATGAACTGAGGATAGTCATGTCAGTGCAGTTCCTTGTGGTGCCACCACTACTGAATCCTCTTACCTATGGGCTGAAAATGAAGGAAATAAGAGTGAAAATTGCTCAGTTCCTGCATCCAAAACGCatcacagcacagagtatgaaTACAAGAAATGTATGGGCATTCTGA